One window from the genome of Xenorhabdus bovienii SS-2004 encodes:
- the ychF gene encoding redox-regulated ATPase YchF translates to MGFKCGIVGLPNVGKSTLFNALTKAGIEAANFPFCTIEPNTGVVPMPDPRLDQLAEIVKPQRILPTTMEFVDIAGLVKGASKGEGLGNQFLTNIRETEAIGHVVRCFENDNIIHVSGQVDPASDIEIINTELALADLDTCERAIHRVQKKAKGGDKDAKTELDALEKCLPHLEQAGMLRALDLSAEEKAAIRYLSFLTLKPTMYIANVNEDGFENNPHLDTVRAIAETEGSVVVPVCAAIESDIAELEDGDREEFMAELGLEEPGLNRVIRAGYQLLNLQTYFTAGVKEVRAWTIPIGATAPQAAGKIHTDFEKGFIRAQTIAFEDFINYKGEQGAKEAGKMRAEGKDYIVKDGDVMNFLFNV, encoded by the coding sequence ATGGGATTCAAATGCGGTATCGTTGGCCTGCCTAACGTTGGGAAATCTACATTATTCAATGCGCTGACCAAAGCAGGTATCGAAGCAGCAAACTTCCCTTTCTGCACTATCGAGCCAAACACCGGTGTTGTACCGATGCCAGACCCACGTCTCGACCAATTAGCTGAAATCGTCAAACCCCAGCGCATACTGCCAACCACGATGGAATTCGTAGATATTGCAGGTCTGGTGAAAGGTGCCTCAAAAGGCGAAGGTCTGGGTAATCAATTCCTGACCAATATTCGTGAAACAGAAGCTATCGGTCACGTTGTGCGTTGCTTCGAAAACGACAATATCATTCACGTTTCCGGTCAGGTTGATCCAGCCTCAGACATCGAGATTATCAATACCGAACTGGCACTGGCGGATTTGGATACCTGTGAACGTGCTATCCACCGCGTTCAGAAAAAAGCTAAAGGTGGCGATAAAGATGCTAAAACAGAATTGGATGCGCTGGAAAAATGTCTTCCTCACCTTGAGCAGGCCGGTATGCTACGCGCCTTAGACCTGAGTGCTGAAGAAAAAGCGGCGATTCGCTACCTCAGCTTCCTGACTTTGAAACCAACCATGTACATTGCCAACGTCAATGAGGATGGTTTTGAGAATAATCCACATCTTGATACCGTTCGCGCCATTGCAGAAACAGAAGGTTCTGTGGTTGTTCCGGTTTGCGCTGCTATTGAATCAGATATCGCTGAGCTGGAAGATGGCGACCGTGAAGAATTCATGGCTGAACTGGGTCTGGAAGAACCGGGTCTGAACCGTGTCATTCGCGCTGGTTATCAATTACTGAACCTGCAAACTTACTTCACCGCTGGCGTGAAAGAAGTTCGCGCATGGACGATTCCGATTGGTGCCACAGCGCCACAGGCAGCGGGTAAAATCCACACCGACTTCGAAAAAGGCTTTATCCGTGCCCAAACCATCGCGTTTGAAGATTTCATCAATTACAAAGGTGAACAAGGCGCGAAAGAAGCCGGCAAAATGCGTGCTGAAGGTAAAGACTACATCGTTAAAGATGGCGATGTGATGAACTTCTTGTTTAACGTCTGA
- the pth gene encoding aminoacyl-tRNA hydrolase — MSNIKLIVGLANPGAEYAQTRHNAGAWFVDLLAQRHRQPLKEESKFFGYTARINLNGQDVRLLVPTTFMNLSGKSVLALAGFYRIQPDEILVAHDELDLPPGVAKMKLGGSNGGHNGLKDIQNKFSNNPNFHRLRIGIGHPGDKNKVVGFVLGKPPASEQKLIDEAIDEALSCTDILMKEGMNKAINRLHAFRAGA; from the coding sequence GTGAGTAACATAAAATTAATCGTTGGTCTGGCAAACCCTGGGGCTGAATACGCACAGACCAGACATAATGCCGGAGCATGGTTTGTCGATTTGTTAGCCCAACGCCACAGACAGCCCCTGAAAGAAGAGAGTAAATTTTTCGGCTATACCGCCCGTATCAATCTGAATGGGCAAGATGTTCGCCTGCTGGTGCCAACAACTTTCATGAACCTCAGCGGTAAATCAGTTCTTGCTCTCGCCGGATTCTACCGCATCCAGCCGGATGAAATTCTGGTCGCACACGATGAGCTTGATCTGCCACCCGGCGTAGCAAAAATGAAACTGGGGGGCAGTAACGGTGGCCATAACGGTTTGAAAGACATTCAGAACAAGTTCAGTAATAACCCTAACTTTCACCGTCTGCGCATTGGCATCGGCCATCCGGGTGACAAAAATAAAGTAGTGGGTTTTGTACTTGGCAAGCCTCCTGCCAGTGAGCAGAAGCTAATCGATGAAGCCATTGATGAAGCACTGAGCTGTACTGATATTCTGATGAAAGAAGGCATGAACAAGGCCATTAACCGTCTGCATGCCTTTAGAGCAGGAGCTTAA
- the ychH gene encoding stress-induced protein YchH, producing MKRKNAFILGNIFMGLGMAAMLISLSFVLLSHVFSLDQSGFATGISLMGLFVGALVWLAGASIGGREQVSDKYWWLKNYDERYRRKKHRTS from the coding sequence ATGAAACGTAAAAATGCTTTCATTCTCGGTAACATTTTTATGGGGTTAGGGATGGCGGCAATGCTGATTAGTCTGTCTTTTGTACTGCTCAGTCATGTGTTTAGTTTAGACCAGTCTGGATTTGCCACAGGTATCTCACTGATGGGTTTATTTGTTGGTGCATTGGTTTGGTTGGCAGGTGCCAGTATCGGTGGGCGTGAGCAGGTTAGTGATAAGTATTGGTGGTTGAAGAATTATGACGAGCGTTATCGCCGTAAAAAACACAGAACATCATGA
- a CDS encoding autotransporter domain-containing esterase, whose translation MKKAFLFTPALLALSISTISNAHAYDSTYDFGDSLSDSGNNGRYTTDGETSQLYAEYVAEHITGSKPTASKDGGTNYAQGGATAIGSLNPKYNTTEQVKKYLAAHNNRADANGVYIHWIGGNDLAAALIAGQKNPFDAYDIVNRSATAAGEQINLLVNAGAGLIIAPTVPDVGITPRLLETVLSGALQTKGKSQDDINAILQQVRAGINEYPTPNNEVRDLVLDGALKKIAAKTTDPAETEALLLAAYGVARKGATNLADAYNKLVDEKISQSNGNIMRVDANGLLKEVIANPLVYGISNTLGYACSESLSDAECSSKDPKFDSNQSFLFADSLHPTPLGHLILGQYIESIYNAPSQVMTLNQVNRIPVKGVRSSLDGHLQQLRNGGNAQGKIGIFGGYTGSHNNTFTLGGDYQLTDNLLLGAVYSNYKDERTSASNFTHEGRAHVVTSYALWNFYDKGWLSGDLHYSNNKYDSLTRIIQLGQATRRETGSTTGKQWGGRLTAGWDIAVTNQITTSPIIQYAWDKGDIKGYRESGNNSTSMHFADQNYTSKVGTLGWRVDTQLGRFNPYASVQFNHQFGDTRYKLSSAINSTEVSFVQESGKQNTDWRQYTVGVNANLFNNWRGFASVTRNEGNSQEHNYNFSLGINASF comes from the coding sequence ATGAAAAAAGCATTTTTATTCACACCTGCTCTATTAGCGCTTTCAATCAGTACCATTTCCAATGCCCATGCTTATGACAGCACCTATGACTTTGGCGATAGCCTGAGTGATAGCGGGAATAATGGGCGATATACCACAGATGGAGAAACCAGTCAGCTTTATGCTGAGTATGTTGCTGAACATATTACTGGTAGTAAACCCACTGCTTCCAAAGATGGTGGCACCAATTACGCCCAAGGTGGCGCTACTGCTATTGGGTCATTAAACCCTAAATATAATACCACTGAGCAAGTCAAAAAATATCTGGCTGCACATAATAACCGTGCAGATGCTAATGGTGTGTATATTCACTGGATAGGGGGCAATGATCTCGCAGCCGCTTTGATCGCTGGCCAAAAGAATCCATTTGATGCTTATGATATTGTCAACAGGAGTGCCACTGCCGCCGGAGAACAGATTAATCTGCTGGTTAACGCCGGTGCTGGCTTAATTATTGCACCAACTGTTCCTGATGTTGGTATTACACCCAGACTGTTGGAAACAGTGCTCAGCGGTGCGTTACAAACAAAAGGCAAATCCCAAGATGATATCAACGCAATTTTACAACAAGTTCGCGCAGGAATTAACGAATATCCTACCCCTAATAATGAGGTTCGCGACCTAGTTTTAGACGGTGCGTTGAAAAAAATCGCTGCAAAAACCACTGATCCAGCCGAGACCGAAGCATTGCTTCTGGCTGCCTATGGCGTAGCGCGTAAAGGTGCCACAAATCTAGCCGATGCCTATAATAAACTGGTAGATGAGAAAATCAGCCAGAGCAACGGTAATATTATGCGTGTCGATGCCAACGGTCTGCTCAAGGAAGTCATCGCAAACCCTCTGGTTTATGGTATTTCCAATACTCTTGGCTATGCCTGCTCAGAATCATTGTCTGATGCTGAATGTTCTTCCAAAGACCCAAAATTTGACAGTAATCAGTCATTTTTATTTGCTGATAGCCTCCACCCAACCCCGCTAGGTCATCTCATACTGGGTCAATATATTGAATCCATCTACAATGCGCCATCACAGGTCATGACCCTGAATCAAGTCAACCGTATCCCCGTCAAAGGTGTTCGCTCTTCCCTTGATGGTCACCTGCAACAACTTCGCAATGGTGGCAATGCTCAGGGTAAAATTGGCATCTTTGGCGGCTACACCGGCAGCCACAACAACACCTTCACACTGGGTGGTGATTATCAGCTCACTGATAACCTGCTGCTGGGCGCTGTATATTCTAACTATAAGGATGAACGCACCTCTGCCTCCAATTTCACGCATGAAGGACGTGCTCACGTAGTGACAAGTTACGCGTTGTGGAACTTCTATGACAAAGGTTGGTTAAGTGGCGATCTCCATTACTCAAACAACAAATACGATAGTCTGACACGTATTATTCAGTTAGGTCAGGCGACACGCCGGGAAACCGGTTCTACCACCGGTAAACAATGGGGTGGACGCCTCACAGCTGGCTGGGATATCGCTGTTACCAATCAAATCACCACCAGCCCGATTATCCAGTATGCATGGGATAAAGGTGATATCAAAGGCTACCGTGAATCCGGTAACAACAGTACTTCCATGCATTTTGCTGATCAGAACTACACGTCTAAAGTCGGAACACTGGGCTGGCGTGTAGATACCCAATTAGGCCGTTTCAATCCTTATGCCTCTGTCCAGTTTAATCACCAGTTCGGTGACACACGCTATAAACTGAGCAGCGCCATCAATTCCACTGAAGTTTCCTTTGTACAGGAAAGTGGCAAACAGAACACTGACTGGCGTCAATATACTGTCGGTGTGAATGCTAACCTGTTCAATAACTGGCGCGGCTTCGCTTCTGTAACCCGTAACGAGGGTAACTCTCAGGAGCATAACTACAATTTCAGTCTGGGCATCAACGCCAGCTTCTGA
- the prs gene encoding ribose-phosphate diphosphokinase, translating into MPDMKLFAGNATPELAQRVANRLYTSLGDAAVGRFSDGEVSVQINENVRGGDVFIIQSTCAPTNDNLMELVVMVDALRRASAGRITAVIPYFGYARQDRRVRSARVPITAKVVADFLSSVGVDRVLTVDLHAEQIQGFFDVPVDNVFGSPILLEDMLQKGLENPIVVSPDIGGVVRARAIAKLLNDTDMAIIDKRRPRANVSQVMHIIGDVAGRDCVLVDDMIDTGGTLCKAAEALKERGAKRVFAYATHPIFSGNAVENIKNSVIDEFIVCDTIPLSAEIKALNKVRTLTLSGMLAEAIRRISNEESISAMFEH; encoded by the coding sequence GTGCCCGATATGAAGCTTTTTGCTGGTAATGCCACCCCTGAACTAGCACAACGTGTTGCCAACCGCCTGTACACTAGCCTTGGAGACGCTGCCGTCGGTCGTTTTAGCGACGGTGAAGTCAGTGTTCAAATCAATGAAAATGTACGCGGTGGTGATGTATTCATCATCCAGTCCACCTGTGCACCAACCAATGACAACCTGATGGAATTGGTCGTTATGGTCGATGCGCTTCGTCGCGCTTCTGCCGGACGTATTACTGCCGTTATTCCTTACTTCGGTTATGCCCGTCAGGATCGCCGTGTCCGTTCAGCACGTGTGCCTATCACTGCTAAAGTCGTTGCGGACTTTTTGTCCAGCGTTGGGGTAGATCGCGTTCTTACGGTTGACCTACACGCCGAGCAGATCCAAGGTTTCTTTGATGTTCCGGTTGATAATGTATTTGGTAGCCCAATCCTTCTGGAAGATATGCTTCAGAAAGGCCTGGAAAACCCAATTGTTGTCTCTCCAGACATTGGTGGTGTTGTTCGCGCCCGTGCAATCGCCAAGCTGTTGAACGATACGGATATGGCCATCATTGATAAACGTCGCCCACGTGCAAACGTTTCTCAAGTCATGCATATCATTGGTGACGTCGCTGGCCGTGACTGCGTCCTGGTTGATGACATGATCGACACGGGTGGCACGCTGTGTAAAGCTGCTGAGGCATTGAAAGAGCGTGGAGCGAAACGGGTGTTTGCTTATGCAACCCACCCTATCTTTTCTGGTAATGCAGTAGAAAACATCAAGAACTCAGTGATAGATGAATTTATCGTTTGTGACACCATTCCTCTGTCTGCTGAGATCAAAGCGTTGAATAAAGTTCGCACTCTGACACTGTCTGGCATGCTTGCTGAAGCTATCCGTCGTATCAGCAATGAAGAGTCAATCTCTGCGATGTTTGAGCACTAA
- the ispE gene encoding 4-(cytidine 5'-diphospho)-2-C-methyl-D-erythritol kinase: MTLTWPSPAKLNLFLYITGQRSDGYHELQTLFQFLDYGDEITITPRQDNQIHLLTPVEGVAHDNNLIVRAARLLQDHLLQNNNKGTQHLGADIHIDKCLPMGGGLGGGSSNAATVLIALNYHWQANLSDDELAQLGISLGADVPVFIKGHAAFAEGIGEKLRPASPEEKWFLVAHPGIEISTPTIFTDPELKRNSPIRSLPALLQAPFTNDCESIARKRFRKVEQLLSWLLEYAPSRLTGTGACVFGEFESEASARKVLNQSPEWMQGFVARGVNISPLHTFRSGIYMLLNQ; encoded by the coding sequence ATGACGTTGACTTGGCCTTCCCCGGCAAAATTGAATTTATTCTTGTATATTACTGGCCAACGGTCTGATGGCTACCACGAACTGCAAACGCTGTTCCAGTTTCTTGACTATGGCGACGAGATCACGATTACCCCCCGTCAGGATAATCAAATCCACCTGCTGACGCCCGTTGAAGGCGTAGCTCATGACAATAATCTGATCGTCCGGGCTGCCCGATTATTGCAGGATCATTTATTACAGAATAATAATAAGGGAACCCAACATCTGGGCGCCGATATCCACATCGACAAATGCCTGCCAATGGGGGGAGGTCTGGGTGGTGGTTCTTCTAATGCCGCGACAGTACTGATTGCCTTGAATTACCACTGGCAAGCCAACTTGTCCGATGATGAACTTGCACAGCTTGGTATCAGCCTTGGTGCGGACGTTCCCGTATTTATTAAAGGCCATGCCGCTTTTGCCGAAGGCATTGGGGAAAAACTCCGGCCGGCATCACCGGAAGAAAAGTGGTTTCTGGTTGCTCATCCCGGAATTGAGATTTCAACGCCGACGATCTTCACAGATCCTGAATTAAAAAGAAATTCTCCGATTCGTTCTCTACCCGCATTATTACAGGCACCATTTACAAATGATTGTGAATCAATCGCAAGAAAACGTTTTCGTAAGGTTGAACAGCTTCTTTCATGGCTGCTAGAATACGCACCGTCGCGCCTGACCGGAACCGGTGCGTGTGTTTTCGGCGAGTTCGAATCAGAAGCATCGGCCCGTAAGGTGTTAAATCAATCCCCAGAGTGGATGCAGGGCTTTGTTGCGCGTGGAGTCAACATTTCACCATTGCATACATTCCGCTCTGGGATATACATGTTATTGAACCAATGA
- the lolB gene encoding lipoprotein insertase outer membrane protein LolB: MKISSLFRLLPLSAVLLTACTVTQPPTGTGSANSPQWHIREQQLQKLKNYQTRGSFAYLANEKKVYARFFWQQYSPDNYKLLLLNPLGTTELELFVQPNMIQLTDNNGKKYLSDTPESLIYQLTNMNIPLDNLKNWIIGLPGDAKDFQLDENYLLKSVSSKKNGEIWKVNYQGYDASTMPVLPNRLELTQGKNRIKLKMDNWTTQ; encoded by the coding sequence ATGAAAATATCATCACTTTTTCGCTTACTTCCCCTCTCTGCGGTTTTGCTGACAGCCTGTACCGTCACACAGCCTCCTACAGGTACAGGTTCCGCCAATTCTCCGCAATGGCATATCCGTGAACAGCAACTGCAAAAACTGAAAAATTACCAGACCCGAGGTTCTTTTGCTTATCTGGCAAATGAAAAGAAAGTCTATGCCCGCTTTTTCTGGCAACAGTATTCGCCTGATAACTATAAACTGTTGTTGCTTAATCCACTAGGTACAACAGAATTGGAATTATTTGTCCAGCCGAATATGATTCAGCTTACTGATAATAATGGTAAAAAATACCTCAGTGATACTCCTGAGTCACTAATTTACCAGCTTACCAATATGAATATTCCTCTGGATAATCTGAAAAACTGGATTATTGGCTTACCCGGCGATGCCAAAGATTTTCAGTTAGATGAGAATTACCTGCTCAAATCGGTGAGTAGCAAGAAAAATGGTGAGATCTGGAAAGTCAATTATCAGGGTTATGATGCTTCGACCATGCCAGTGTTGCCTAATCGATTGGAACTCACTCAGGGCAAGAACCGCATAAAATTAAAAATGGATAACTGGACAACCCAATAA
- the hemA gene encoding glutamyl-tRNA reductase, which yields MTLLALGINHKTAPVSLRERVAFSPDTIGLALDNLLQQRLVRGGVVLSTCNRTELYLSVEPQDNLKDQLISWLCEYHQLNPDDLKASLYWHLDNDAVSHLMRVASGLDSLVLGEPQILGQVKKAFAESQNYQSLSGELERLFQKSFSVAKRVRTETEIGANAVSVAFAACTLARQIFESLSKLNILLVGAGETIELVARHLKEHRVRHMMIANRTKERAQTLASQVNAEVISLSEIDTRLAEADIVISSTASPLPIIGKGMVERALKVRRNQPMLLIDIAVPRDIEPDVEKLSNAYLYSVDDLQAIIQQNLAQRKAAAVVAEGIVQQESRYFMDWLRSQGAVNTIREYREQAEKVRAEMTAKALMSIRQGADAEQIINQLTHQLTNRLLHTPTKSLQQAASDGDLERLNLLRDSLGLDHN from the coding sequence ATGACTTTATTAGCACTCGGTATCAATCATAAAACCGCGCCTGTTTCCTTACGTGAGCGGGTGGCATTTTCTCCTGACACAATCGGGCTTGCGCTTGATAACTTGCTCCAGCAGCGGCTGGTGCGAGGTGGCGTTGTGCTGTCAACCTGCAACCGCACCGAACTTTATCTCAGTGTCGAGCCGCAGGATAATTTAAAAGACCAATTAATCAGTTGGTTGTGTGAGTATCATCAGCTCAATCCTGACGATCTGAAAGCCAGCCTTTATTGGCATTTGGATAATGATGCCGTCAGCCACTTGATGCGAGTGGCGAGTGGTCTCGATTCGCTGGTACTTGGGGAGCCACAGATTCTGGGGCAGGTAAAGAAAGCCTTTGCCGAATCGCAGAATTATCAATCCCTGTCAGGGGAGCTGGAGCGCCTGTTCCAGAAATCTTTTTCAGTTGCCAAGCGGGTCAGAACAGAAACGGAAATTGGCGCAAATGCAGTTTCTGTGGCTTTTGCTGCCTGTACGCTTGCCCGACAGATTTTCGAATCTCTGTCTAAATTGAATATTCTGCTGGTGGGGGCGGGGGAAACGATTGAATTGGTTGCCCGCCATCTCAAGGAACACCGTGTGCGTCACATGATGATTGCCAACCGCACGAAAGAGCGGGCGCAGACACTCGCCAGTCAAGTGAATGCGGAGGTTATTTCCTTGTCTGAAATTGATACCCGGCTGGCAGAAGCCGATATTGTGATCAGTTCTACCGCCAGCCCACTGCCGATTATCGGTAAAGGCATGGTCGAACGGGCATTGAAAGTCCGCCGCAACCAGCCGATGTTGCTGATTGATATCGCTGTTCCTCGCGATATTGAACCGGACGTTGAAAAATTGAGCAATGCTTATCTATACAGTGTTGACGATTTACAGGCCATTATTCAGCAAAATCTGGCTCAACGTAAGGCTGCTGCTGTTGTCGCAGAAGGCATTGTGCAGCAGGAAAGCCGCTATTTTATGGATTGGTTGCGCTCTCAGGGGGCGGTCAATACAATCCGGGAATATCGGGAACAGGCAGAAAAAGTCAGAGCTGAAATGACAGCAAAAGCATTGATGTCCATCAGGCAGGGTGCTGATGCTGAACAGATCATTAACCAATTGACTCACCAATTGACGAATCGTCTGCTCCATACACCAACTAAATCACTTCAACAGGCGGCCAGTGATGGCGATTTGGAACGCCTGAATCTCTTACGGGACAGCCTTGGGCTGGATCATAACTAA